The Helianthus annuus cultivar XRQ/B chromosome 16, HanXRQr2.0-SUNRISE, whole genome shotgun sequence genome includes a window with the following:
- the LOC110907653 gene encoding uncharacterized protein LOC110907653 — protein sequence MELAHRAHWAIKTVNADYDEAGKLRKSQLSEIEEIRDEAYECASAYKDKLKKVHDAKLRKKTFEVGQKVWLYNSRLKMFAGKLKSKWMGPYVIRRVGQFGDVDIQDEQTLKQQTVNGHRLKQYLEGNDINNLELDKAGYILRPVDEEQP from the coding sequence ATGGAGTTGGCGCATCGGGCACATTGGGCGATCAAGACAGTCAACGCGGATTACGATGAGGCGGGTAAGTTGAGAAAGTCGCAATTGAGCGAGATAGAAGAGATTCGAGATGAGGCGTACGAATGTGCATCGGCTTATAAAGATAAACTCAAGAAAGTGCATGATGCGAAACTGCGAAAGAAAACGTTCGAAGTGGGTCAGAAAGTTTGGTTGTATAACTCACGATTGAAGATGTTCGCGGgcaagcttaaaagcaaatggatgggtccgtatGTCATTCGGAGAGTTGGGCAATTTGGTGATGTAGACATCCAAGACGAgcaaacattgaaacaacaaacggtgaacggtcaccgcttGAAGCAGTACTTGGAGGGAaatgacatcaacaacttggagcttgacaaagcgggctacattTTGCGCCCGGTCGATGaagaacaaccatga